The following coding sequences are from one Triticum aestivum cultivar Chinese Spring chromosome 5A, IWGSC CS RefSeq v2.1, whole genome shotgun sequence window:
- the LOC123104220 gene encoding chitinase-like protein 1 — MKRKTRNKIVVTVLLLGAAAVLIGGTLALILTAGTWKVKLKESQEKVCNKGWECSGTKYCCNQTITDFFKVYQFENLFAKRNFPVAKAVGFWDYQAFITAASLFENQGFCTTGGIDMQMMELCAFLGHVGAKTSCGYGVATGGPTAWGLCYNHEMSPDQGYCDDSYTQWPCVKGAEYYGRGAIPVYWNFNYGAAGDGLKVDLLHHPELLEQNATLAFAAAMWRWMTPIKKKQPSAHEAFTGVWKPTKNDTLSKRLPGFGATMNLLYGESICGRGFIDEMNVIISHYQYYLDLMGFGRERSGLNLDCAEQAPFNPAPKKDDEQQPTGGQKPSG, encoded by the exons atgaaGCGGAAGACGCGGAACAAGATCGTGGTGACGGTGCTgctgctgggggcggcggcggtgctgatCGGCGGCACGCTGGCGCTGATCCTGACGGCGGGGACGTGGAAGGTGAAGCTCAAGGAGTCGCAGGAGAAGGTGTGCAACAAGGGGTGGGAGTGCTCCGGCACCAAGTACTGCTGCAACCAGACCATCACCGACTTCTTCAAGGTGTACCAGTTCGAGAACCTCTTCGCAAAGCGCAACTTCCCCGTCGCCAAGGCCGTCGGCTTCTGGGACTACCAGGCCTTCATCACCGCCGCCTCGCTCTTCGAGAACCAGGGCTTCTGCACCACCGGCGGCATCGACATGCAGATGATGGAGCTCTGCGCCTTCCTCGGCCACGTCGGCGCAAAGACCTCAT GTGGATACGGCGTGGCCACCGGCGGTCCGACGGCGTGGGGGCTGTGCTACAACCACGAGATGAGCCCCGACCAGGGCTACTGCGACGACTCCTACACGCAGTGGCCCTGCGTCAAGGGCGCCGAGTACTACGGCCGCGGCGCCATCCCGGTCTACTG GAACTTCAACTACGGCGCGGCGGGGGACGGGCTGAAGGTGGACCTGCTGCACCACCCGGAGCTGCTGGAGCAGAACGCGACGCTGGCGTTCGCGGCGGCCATGTGGCGGTGGATGACGCCCATCAAGAAGAAGCAGCCGTCGGCGCACGAGGCCTTCACGGGGGTGTGGAAGCCCACCAAGAACGACACGCTCAGCAAGCGCCTCCCGGGCTTCGGCGCCACCATGAACCTCCTCTACGGCGAGTCCATCTGCGGCCGGGGCTTCATCGACGAGATGAACGTCATCATCTCCCACTACCAGTACTACCTCGACCTCATGGGCTTCGGCCGGGAGCGCTCCGGCCTCAACCTCGACTGCGCCGAGCAGGCCCCCTTCAACCCCGCCCCCAAGAAGGACGACGAGCAGCAGCCCACCGGCGGCCAGAAGCCGTCGGGCTAG
- the LOC100049043 gene encoding methyl-CpG-binding domain-containing protein 2, with the protein MDSSKSPQPLKKSRTSLSGTDGHQFENDELPSETASDKTPGLKFETVDKVQDEFGEDSSPLQQSAASNVSYRGSPCIGAFTIQCARCFKWRLIPTKEKYEEIREHIIQEPFDCERAREWKPDVTCDDQEDISQDGSRLWAIDKPNIAQPPAGWERQIRIRGEGGTKFADVYYTSPTSRKLRSLVEVDRYLQENPEYGAQGVTLAQFSFQIPRPLRQNYVKKRPKNASPSDEATTKPVQPVEVNPISWAAPLASEAKAREPASHADEKPVGSADVELVRKRKAEPGEANANNHVSDGPETKVEDAQNGDATTTA; encoded by the exons ATGGACAGTTCTAAATCTCCCCAACCATTGAAGAAGAGCCGTACTAGTTTGTCTGGTACAGACGGCCACCAATTTGAGAATGACGAGCTTCCGTCTGAAACTGCATCAGATAAAACGCCTGGTTTGAAGTTTGAAACAGTAGATAAAGTGCAAGATGAATTTGGAGAAGACAGTTCCCCATTGCAGCAATCAGCTGCTTCCAACGTGTCATACCGTGGATCGCCATGTATTGGGGCATTCACTATCCAATGTGCTAGGTGCTTCAAATGGAGACTTATTCCAACGAAAGAGAAGTATGAAGAAATACGCGAGCATATTATACAGGAACCTTTTGACTGCGAACGAGCCCGTGAATGGAAACCTGATGTAACATGCGATGATCAAGAAGATATTTCTCAGGATGGAAGCAGACTCTGGGCTATCGACAAACCCAATATTGCACAGCCTCCTGCTGGATGGGAAAGGCAGATTAGAATAAGAGGTGAAGGAGGCACCAAATTTGCTGATGT GTACTACACTTCTCCTACTTCGAGGAAGCTGAGATCACTGGTTGAAGTTGATCG GTACCTCCAAGAAAATCCAGAGTATGGTGCACAGGGTGTAACATTAGCTCAGTTTTCCTTCCAGATTCCTAGACCTCTGCGGCAGAACTATGTCAAAAAGCGCCCTAAGAACGCAAGTCCAAGTGATGAAGCAACAACTAAGCCTGTTCAACCAGTGGAAG TTAACCCCATATCCTGGGCTGCTCCTCTTGCAAGTGAGGCTAAGGCAAGAGAACCAGCATCTCATGCCGACGAAAAGCCAGTTGGATCAGCAGATGTGGAGCTGGTCCGGAAGAGGAAAGCAGAACCAGGAGAGGCAAATGCTAACAATCACGTGTCTGATGGGCCGGAAACCAAGGTAGAGGATGCTCAGAATGGAGATGCTACCACCACTGCCTGA